The nucleotide window GGCGATGTTGTCGCATACGCCCTTGACCTCGTGCATCAAGCGCTCGATGCGTTCGAGCATGGCGTTGACGATGGCGGCGAGCATGTCCAGCTCGTCGCGGCGATTGGACAGTGGCAGGCGTCGGGTCAGGTCGCCGGCGACGATGGCTTCGGCGCAGGCCTGGATCGCCCGGATCCGCCGCAGCGGGCGCCGCCTTAACAAATGCCAACCGGCGATGCCGGGCAGAATGGTCAGCGACACGCCCCACAGCAGCGCGTGCAGGATGATCCGGGTCACGGCAAACAATGAACCGTTTTCCCGCACCAGCACCAGCCAGCGCCCGTCCAGGGTGCGGGTCGCCACGGCGTCGCAGCTGTCGGAGGGCAGGGTCGGGTCGTCGGACTCGGCGCAGTCGCCAAGCATGTGAATCTTGCCGTCCAGCGGCAGGCCTTCGGGGATCTGGCGCAGGGCACCGCTGAGGTAGCGCTGCTGGTCATCGAACAGGCCATAGGCATCGATGCCGCGAATGTCGAAGGTCATGCTGGCGGCGAGGGCGTCCACCAGTTGCTCGCCCTGGAAGCGTGAAAACAGATGCTGACGTTGCATCAGCGAATGCTTGGCCAGGGTGTCGAGGTAGCTGGACACCTCGTAGTACATCACCCCCATGAGAATCCCGCTCCAGGCCACGAACAGCGAGCTGTAAAGCGCCAGCAAGCGGCTGCTGGAGGAGCGCCAGCCTTTAGAGGGGTTCAGCAATGACATAACCCGAGCCTCGCACGGTCCGAATCAGTGGGACTTTGCCTGGCGGGTCGATCTTCTTGCGCAGACGGCCGATGTGCACGTCGATCAGGTTGGTGCCAGGGTCGAAGTGATAACCCCAGACTTCTTCGAAAATCATCATCCGCGACAGAATCTGCCCGGTGTTGCGCATCAGAAACTCCAGCAACTTGTACTCGGTGGGCAATAGCGTCAGCAACTGGCTGTCGCGGCTGGCTTCGTGGCTGATGAGGTTCAGCTCCAGATCGGCCACGCGCAATGTGGTGGCCTGGGCCGTCACGGTGTTCTGCCGGCGCAGCAAGACTTCTACCCGGGCGGCCATTTCATCGGTGGCGAACGGCTTGGTCAGGTAATCATCGCCGCCGGCGCGCAGGCCGCGAACCCGTTCATCAACGTCGGAGAGGGCGCTGATCATCAGGATCGGCGTGGCCACGCCCATGGTGCGCAGGGTGGTGACAATCGCCAGGCCATCGAGCTCCGGCAGCATGCGGTCGAGGGTGATCAGGTCGTAGTCGCCGCTGACCGCACGCGCCAGGCCTTCACGGCCATTGTCGACCCAATCCACGTCAAGGCCGTGGCTACTCAGTTCGGCGACGATTTCCCGGGCGGTCACAGCGTCGTCTTCGATGGTCAAGATGCGGGTCATAGGGCTTGCCTGATAATCGGTTCAATACGAGGTGGAACTCATTTTGCCAAGAATTACGCGCGGCTTTTTAAATTAACTTTCATGTTGCCTCGTGAGCCTGGCTGGAACGTTGATATCATCCGGCCATAACTCTAAAGGGAAGCTGCACTGTGCGCACTTTAATGGTTCGTGGCTGGATGCCGATGTTGCTGCTGTTGTTGTGCATGTTCGGCTCATCCGCCTGGGCTGCCAACACGCCGTGTTCAGGGAAGAAGGGCGGTATCGATCGTTGCGACGGCGATCTGTTCCTGTGCAATGACGGCTCCATCAGCGGCTCGAAGAAAAGTTGCTCGGCGATGTTTGGCAGTAAAAGCCAGGCGCGACCGCAGACCCTGTTACAGGATACCGATGGCTGTGCCTGCGGCACCGGTACGTTTTGCACTGGGCCAAGAGGCGGGGTGTATTGCCTGACGCCCAGCGGCAACAAGAGTTACAAGCGCAAGTAGTTCGTTTGCAGCCAAAAAACGCTTAGCGCAATGCTTGGCGACGATGTTGCCTGCCATGCCGTTTTCACGAGCGAGCCTGCTCCCACATTAGCCCGTGGTGTTCGCAGATGTGTGTGCGCCCCAAAACCCCTGTGGGAGCGGGCTTGCTCGCGAAAACGGTCTGCAGTCGTCACGATGCTGGATAGGACGCAGGCGTTTTCACTGGCCTGGATCAATATTTCCTTCGGCGATGTTCCCTAACATAAAAGATCCAGCCCCATCGCTGATGTGCTGTCGGAGTACCCGCGCAGACCTTCTCGTTATTATCAGGTGGCCCGCAAGGTGTAGTGCAGCATGGAGCTGAAGAATCTCACCTGAACCCTTCACGGATGATCAATCGCAATGCAACGCTTAGACAGAACCTTCGATATCCAGCCGCTGATGCAGGCGGATTTGACTGTGCGCATCAATGGCCAAACCGTCAGCGCCGCCATCGGCGAAACCGTCCTGACGGTCATTCAATCACTGGGCATTCGCCAGGTGGCCCGTAACGATCACGATCAAATCAGTGGTGCCTATTGCGGCATGGGTGTGTGCCAATGCTGCCTGGTGAAAGTCAATGGTCGGCACAAACGTCGCGCCTGCCAGACGATCGTGCGTGAGGGCATGAGCGTCGAAACCCAGGTCAACCGTATCGCCGGGCAGGAGGTGTCATGAGCCTGCGTCCGGTGATCGTCGGCGGCGGGCCGGCGGGTATGGCCGCGGCCATTGAACTGGCCCGGCACGGTGTGCGCAGCACCTTGCTTGAAGAAGCTTCGCGGCTCGGTGGGGTGGTCTATCGCGGCCCCTTGCGCGATAACGTTCAGCTCGACTATCTGGGGCCGCGCTATTCAGAAGCGCTGGCCAAACTGCATGGGGAGTTCCAGGATCAGTCGAGCCTGATCGATGTGCGCTTGAACCATCGCGTGGTCGGTGCCGAAGGCACTCGCGCACTGGTGCTGCTGGACGCCGATGAGCGTTTGCAAGAGGTCGAGTATCCGCAGCTGCTGTTGGCGGCCGGTTGCCACGAACGCAGCGTGCCATTCCCCGGCTGGACCTTGCCCGGCGTGATTCTACTGGGTGGTTTGCAGCTGCAGATCAAGAGCGGCGTCGTTAAACCCCAGGGGCCGGTAGTGATCGCGGGCACCGGCCCGTTGTTGCCGCTGGTGGCCTGCCAGCTGCACGCGTCGGGGGTGAGCGTCGCCGGGGTTTACGAGGCGTGCGCGTTCGGCAAGATCGCTCGGGAAAGCCTCGCGCTGTTGAACAAGCCGCAGCTGTTTCTCGATGGCTTGAGCATGCTCGCGTACCTGAAACTGCACGGCATCCCCATGCACTATGGCTGGGGTGTGGTCGAGGCACAGGGCGAGGGTGA belongs to Pseudomonas sp. B21-015 and includes:
- a CDS encoding HAMP domain-containing sensor histidine kinase is translated as MSLLNPSKGWRSSSSRLLALYSSLFVAWSGILMGVMYYEVSSYLDTLAKHSLMQRQHLFSRFQGEQLVDALAASMTFDIRGIDAYGLFDDQQRYLSGALRQIPEGLPLDGKIHMLGDCAESDDPTLPSDSCDAVATRTLDGRWLVLVRENGSLFAVTRIILHALLWGVSLTILPGIAGWHLLRRRPLRRIRAIQACAEAIVAGDLTRRLPLSNRRDELDMLAAIVNAMLERIERLMHEVKGVCDNIAHDLRTPLTRLRAQLYRIQQQADDGSTLAVQLDSVLGEADTLMARFRGLLRISELEDRQRRSGFVQLDPVPLLQELHDFYLPLAEEGELTFELQLPESLPRLNGDRALLFEAVANLLSNSIKFTPPGGQVILRGVNDAGHTRIEVLDSGPGIALAEREAVFQRFYRAEGGNPQSGFGLGLSIVAAIVSLHGFTLEVGSSELGGAQLVLDCRQSLISQA
- a CDS encoding response regulator transcription factor: MTRILTIEDDAVTAREIVAELSSHGLDVDWVDNGREGLARAVSGDYDLITLDRMLPELDGLAIVTTLRTMGVATPILMISALSDVDERVRGLRAGGDDYLTKPFATDEMAARVEVLLRRQNTVTAQATTLRVADLELNLISHEASRDSQLLTLLPTEYKLLEFLMRNTGQILSRMMIFEEVWGYHFDPGTNLIDVHIGRLRKKIDPPGKVPLIRTVRGSGYVIAEPL
- a CDS encoding (2Fe-2S)-binding protein, whose translation is MQRLDRTFDIQPLMQADLTVRINGQTVSAAIGETVLTVIQSLGIRQVARNDHDQISGAYCGMGVCQCCLVKVNGRHKRRACQTIVREGMSVETQVNRIAGQEVS